The proteins below are encoded in one region of Streptomyces roseirectus:
- a CDS encoding PQQ-binding-like beta-propeller repeat protein has product MTQPPQGPTPGTPSDQPPAYGAPQGPPPAPQQPPSPEQPPAFGAPQGAPAAPAQPPAFGQPESSPKQSPAYGQPTPPQGPPAQSPAYDQPPSPEQPPAYGASQGAPAAPQQPPAYDQPTPPQGPPAQSPAYGQPTPPQGPPAQPPAYGQPPSPEQSPAYGAPQGPPPAAPAAPPQPPAYGQPAPAQLPAAHTPQPPAAHTPQPQPQAQPQPPTPPQPAYGYPHPSPQPAYGYPAAGDPSYGYPGQQGYGYPSPPTTPMQPQAEPAGDNGLMAQIMIVASALVAIALIIGGGVWYSNSKGEENEAKGDGKASASPSPGGGVAEGVEKAPADPKSKVLFQLPMPKLAKGESENTDGSWITDKVYAKSGIAEVNGYDLDKGGKLWTAKLPGPVCAASRWLSADGTKAAIVFKPAMPTKQTYQQCSQVGALDLNTGKLLWTKTAGAGDYALSFDAVTISASTVAASGTSGGAAFDVTTGKLLWQPKTADTCTDRGYGGGPKLVAVRKCGGYDNPTLSVQTLDPLSGKVLSEYKLAPGIEYASIVSTDPLVVGADVGDSAGDGSSLSDLFSIDGATGQLRARISVPGDDYGAECEISEADGCQGIVAWGDRLYIQTEDSVGSGGQSSSKQIVAFDVVTGKQTGQRADGGEFDLYPLRMDGRNLLAYKSASYDHGGQVVSIDGTTFKQTTLLRNPDTKTVLDVEGQMSPGFAEILYAKGRLFMSQTYVSDSDADEQLAIAYGTGS; this is encoded by the coding sequence ATGACCCAGCCCCCGCAGGGCCCGACTCCCGGCACCCCCTCGGACCAGCCCCCGGCGTACGGCGCCCCGCAGGGCCCCCCGCCGGCCCCGCAGCAGCCCCCGTCCCCCGAGCAGCCCCCTGCCTTCGGTGCGCCCCAGGGTGCCCCGGCGGCCCCGGCGCAGCCCCCGGCGTTCGGGCAGCCGGAGAGCTCCCCGAAGCAGTCCCCGGCATACGGCCAGCCGACCCCGCCGCAGGGTCCCCCGGCGCAGTCCCCGGCGTACGATCAGCCTCCGTCCCCCGAGCAGCCCCCGGCGTACGGTGCCTCCCAGGGCGCCCCGGCGGCCCCGCAGCAGCCCCCGGCGTACGACCAGCCGACCCCGCCGCAGGGTCCCCCGGCGCAGTCCCCGGCATACGGCCAGCCGACCCCGCCGCAGGGCCCTCCGGCGCAGCCCCCGGCGTACGGCCAGCCCCCGTCCCCCGAGCAGTCCCCGGCGTATGGCGCCCCCCAGGGCCCGCCCCCCGCCGCTCCCGCGGCCCCGCCGCAGCCCCCCGCCTACGGCCAGCCGGCCCCGGCGCAGCTGCCCGCCGCCCACACTCCCCAGCCCCCTGCCGCCCACACTCCCCAGCCCCAGCCCCAGGCACAGCCGCAGCCCCCCACTCCGCCCCAGCCCGCGTACGGCTACCCGCACCCCTCACCCCAGCCCGCCTACGGCTACCCCGCCGCAGGTGACCCCTCCTACGGGTACCCGGGGCAGCAGGGGTACGGGTACCCCTCGCCTCCCACCACCCCCATGCAGCCGCAGGCGGAACCGGCCGGGGACAACGGGCTGATGGCGCAGATCATGATTGTCGCGTCGGCGCTGGTGGCGATCGCGTTGATCATCGGTGGCGGGGTCTGGTACTCGAACTCGAAGGGGGAGGAGAACGAGGCGAAGGGGGACGGGAAGGCGAGCGCGAGCCCGAGTCCAGGGGGAGGTGTGGCCGAGGGCGTGGAGAAGGCGCCCGCCGACCCGAAGTCGAAGGTCCTGTTCCAGCTCCCGATGCCGAAGCTCGCGAAGGGTGAGAGCGAGAACACGGACGGCTCGTGGATCACCGACAAGGTGTACGCGAAGTCGGGCATCGCGGAGGTGAACGGCTACGACCTGGACAAGGGCGGCAAGCTGTGGACGGCGAAACTCCCCGGCCCGGTCTGCGCAGCCTCCCGCTGGCTCAGCGCCGACGGCACGAAGGCGGCGATCGTCTTCAAACCGGCGATGCCCACGAAGCAGACGTACCAGCAGTGCAGCCAGGTCGGCGCACTCGACCTGAACACCGGCAAGCTGCTGTGGACGAAGACCGCCGGCGCCGGTGACTACGCCCTCAGCTTCGACGCCGTGACGATCAGCGCGAGCACGGTCGCCGCGAGCGGCACGAGCGGCGGCGCCGCGTTCGACGTCACCACCGGCAAGCTCCTGTGGCAGCCGAAGACGGCCGACACCTGCACGGACCGCGGCTACGGCGGCGGCCCGAAACTCGTCGCGGTGCGCAAGTGCGGCGGCTACGACAACCCGACCCTGAGCGTGCAGACCCTCGACCCGCTCTCCGGCAAGGTCCTCTCCGAGTACAAGCTGGCGCCCGGCATCGAGTACGCGAGCATCGTCTCGACCGACCCGCTGGTCGTCGGCGCGGACGTCGGCGACAGCGCCGGCGACGGCAGCTCCCTGTCCGACCTGTTCTCCATCGACGGCGCGACGGGCCAGCTCCGCGCCCGGATCTCCGTCCCCGGCGACGACTACGGCGCCGAGTGCGAGATCAGCGAGGCGGACGGCTGTCAGGGCATCGTCGCCTGGGGCGACCGGCTCTACATCCAGACCGAGGACAGCGTCGGCTCGGGCGGGCAGAGCAGTTCGAAGCAGATCGTCGCCTTCGACGTCGTCACCGGAAAGCAGACCGGGCAGCGCGCGGACGGCGGGGAGTTCGACCTGTACCCGCTGCGGATGGACGGCAGGAACCTCCTCGCGTACAAGAGCGCGTCCTACGACCACGGCGGCCAGGTCGTCAGCATCGACGGGACGACGTTCAAGCAGACGACGCTCCTGCGGAACCCCGACACCAAGACGGTCCTCGACGTCGAGGGGCAGATGTCGCCCGGGTTCGCGGAGATCCTGTACGCCAAGGGGCGGCTGTTCATGTCGCAGACGTACGTGAGTGACAGCGACGCGGACGAACAGCTCGCGATCGCGTACGGCACCGGTTCCTGA
- a CDS encoding helix-turn-helix transcriptional regulator — translation MGVRLMVVDDHRLLAEALASALKLRGHRVLAAAAPAAGAADLVITRAPEVCLLGTAAPAEPGTFDPVVRIKRERPQVAVLVLGPVPSPRGIAAAFAAGASGYVRHDERIEGVERAIMKARAGEAAVAPQLLQNAFSELLNPAAQPDDEGQRLLHMLTPREVEVLVRVADGEDTRLIAAGMGIAPSTARTHVQRVLMKLGVGSRLEAAALAARTGLLDRASPHTQPQQGPES, via the coding sequence ATGGGAGTCCGGCTGATGGTGGTCGACGACCACCGCCTGCTCGCCGAGGCGCTGGCCTCGGCGCTGAAACTGCGCGGTCACCGTGTGCTGGCCGCCGCCGCGCCGGCCGCGGGCGCCGCGGACCTGGTGATCACCAGGGCGCCCGAGGTGTGCCTGCTGGGGACGGCGGCGCCGGCGGAACCGGGGACGTTCGACCCCGTCGTCCGTATCAAGCGGGAGCGGCCGCAGGTCGCCGTCCTCGTCCTCGGCCCCGTGCCGAGTCCGCGGGGGATCGCGGCGGCGTTCGCGGCGGGGGCGTCCGGGTACGTCCGTCACGACGAACGCATAGAGGGCGTCGAACGCGCCATCATGAAGGCCCGCGCGGGAGAGGCGGCGGTGGCCCCCCAGCTCCTCCAGAACGCCTTCAGCGAACTCCTCAACCCCGCCGCCCAGCCGGACGACGAGGGCCAGCGCCTCCTCCACATGCTCACCCCCCGCGAGGTCGAGGTCCTGGTCCGCGTCGCCGACGGCGAGGACACCCGCCTCATCGCCGCCGGCATGGGCATCGCCCCCTCCACCGCCCGCACCCACGTCCAACGCGTCCTCATGAAACTGGGCGTCGGCTCCCGCCTCGAAGCCGCGGCCCTGGCCGCCCGAACCGGCTTACTGGACCGGGCCTCCCCCCACACCCAACCCCAACAGGGCCCGGAGAGCTGA
- a CDS encoding sodium:solute symporter family protein: MHPPMYLSAELRLPVNALDYTILGIYFVVVLGIGFAARRSVKTSLDFFLSGRSLPAWITGLAFISANLAATEILGMAANSAQYGAYTVHWYWIGAIPAMVFLGLVMMPFYYSSKVRSVPEMLLLRFDKWAHLLSSALFAFAAILIAGVNLYALAIVVEALLGWPEWVAILVAGFFVLAYITLGGLSSAIYNEVLQFFVILAALIPLSVLGLKKVGGWDGLTDSLKASHGDDFVTAWGGTGIGSDNPLGANWLTIVLGLGFVLSFGYWTTNFAEVQRALSAKNLSAAQRTPLIAAFPKIFIVFLVMIPGLVAAVLVPKIGTSGSDLQYNDAIPYLMEQLLPNGVLGIAVTGLLAAFMAGMAANVSSFNTVFTNDIWAKYVVRDREDAYYVRFGRLITAIGVAASVGTAFLASSFSNIMSYLQTLFSFFNVPMFVVFIIGMFWKRASAKSGFWGLLAGTTAAMVNYFVLYKQDVIGIPSDQGANFVSAIAGFVAGAVVMVIVSLFTAPKPEAELQGLVYGTRSPGMSEAPAKGDDAWYRRPALLGWSAVVLAAACYIPFSF, from the coding sequence ATGCATCCCCCCATGTATCTCTCGGCCGAGCTGCGGCTCCCCGTCAACGCGCTCGACTACACGATCCTCGGCATCTACTTCGTCGTCGTCCTCGGCATCGGGTTCGCCGCCCGGCGCTCCGTGAAGACCAGCCTCGACTTCTTCCTCTCCGGGCGCTCACTGCCCGCCTGGATCACCGGGCTCGCGTTCATCTCGGCGAACCTCGCCGCGACCGAGATCCTGGGCATGGCCGCCAACAGCGCGCAGTACGGGGCGTACACCGTCCACTGGTACTGGATCGGCGCGATCCCGGCGATGGTGTTCCTCGGGCTCGTGATGATGCCCTTCTACTACTCGTCGAAGGTGCGGTCCGTCCCCGAGATGCTGCTGCTGCGGTTCGACAAGTGGGCGCATCTGCTCAGTTCCGCGCTGTTCGCGTTCGCCGCGATCCTCATCGCCGGCGTCAACCTGTACGCGCTCGCCATCGTCGTCGAGGCGCTGCTCGGCTGGCCCGAGTGGGTCGCGATCCTCGTCGCCGGGTTCTTCGTGCTCGCGTACATCACGCTCGGCGGACTGTCGTCGGCGATCTACAACGAGGTGCTGCAGTTCTTCGTCATCCTCGCGGCGCTGATCCCGCTGTCCGTGCTGGGGCTGAAGAAGGTCGGCGGCTGGGACGGGCTGACCGACTCGCTCAAGGCGAGCCACGGGGACGACTTCGTCACCGCCTGGGGTGGTACGGGGATCGGCAGTGACAATCCCCTGGGCGCGAACTGGCTGACGATCGTCCTCGGGCTCGGGTTCGTGCTGTCCTTCGGGTACTGGACGACGAACTTCGCGGAGGTGCAGCGGGCGCTGTCCGCGAAGAACCTCTCCGCCGCGCAGCGCACGCCGCTCATCGCCGCGTTCCCCAAGATCTTCATCGTGTTCCTCGTGATGATCCCCGGGCTGGTGGCGGCGGTGCTGGTGCCGAAGATCGGGACGTCCGGGTCCGACCTCCAGTACAACGACGCGATCCCCTACCTCATGGAGCAGCTGCTGCCCAACGGGGTGCTCGGGATCGCCGTCACCGGGCTGCTCGCGGCGTTCATGGCGGGGATGGCGGCGAACGTGTCGTCGTTCAACACGGTGTTCACGAACGACATCTGGGCGAAGTACGTCGTGCGGGACCGGGAGGACGCGTACTACGTCCGCTTCGGCCGCCTCATCACCGCGATCGGCGTCGCGGCGTCGGTGGGCACGGCCTTCCTCGCGTCCTCCTTCTCCAACATCATGAGCTACCTCCAGACGCTGTTCTCCTTCTTCAACGTCCCCATGTTCGTCGTCTTCATCATCGGGATGTTCTGGAAGCGGGCCTCCGCGAAGTCCGGGTTCTGGGGGCTGCTCGCCGGGACCACCGCCGCGATGGTCAACTACTTCGTCCTCTACAAGCAGGACGTCATCGGCATCCCCTCCGACCAGGGCGCGAACTTCGTCTCCGCGATCGCCGGGTTCGTCGCGGGCGCCGTCGTCATGGTGATCGTGTCGCTGTTCACCGCGCCGAAGCCGGAGGCCGAACTCCAGGGCCTGGTGTACGGGACGCGCTCCCCCGGCATGTCCGAGGCGCCCGCCAAGGGCGACGACGCCTGGTACCGCCGGCCGGCCCTCCTCGGCTGGAGCGCGGTCGTCCTCGCCGCCGCCTGCTACATCCCGTTCTCCTTCTGA
- the galT gene encoding galactose-1-phosphate uridylyltransferase — MKKTSTRLADGRELIYYDLRDDSVRDAVDRRPLDRTVTTSEVRRDPLLGDEVAIASHRQGRTYHPPADQCPLCPTRGDNLSEIPDSSYDVVVFENRFPSLAGDSGRCEVVCFASAHDASFADLTEEQARLVLEAWTDRTSELSHLPSVQQVFCFENRGEEIGVTLGHPHGQIYAYPFTTPRTALMLRQVAAHKDATGGENLFDAVLERELADDRVVLEGEHWVAFVPYAAHWPYEVHLYPKRRVPDLLGLDEDARTEFPKVYLELLRRFDRIFGEDQPVTPYIAAWHQAPFGQLEEFDGVSRDDFALHLELFTIRRTSGKLKFLAGSESGMGAFINDISPERAAERLREVASS, encoded by the coding sequence GTGAAGAAGACCTCGACCCGGCTGGCCGACGGTCGTGAGCTGATCTACTACGACTTGCGGGACGACTCGGTGCGCGACGCGGTGGACCGCCGCCCACTCGACCGGACCGTCACCACTTCGGAGGTACGCCGGGACCCCCTCCTCGGTGACGAGGTCGCGATCGCCTCCCACCGGCAGGGCCGCACCTACCACCCCCCGGCCGACCAGTGCCCCCTGTGCCCGACGCGGGGCGACAACCTGAGCGAGATCCCGGACTCGTCGTACGACGTCGTCGTCTTCGAGAACCGTTTCCCCTCGCTGGCCGGCGACTCGGGCCGCTGCGAGGTCGTCTGCTTCGCCTCCGCCCACGACGCGTCGTTCGCCGACCTCACCGAGGAGCAGGCGCGTCTGGTCCTGGAGGCGTGGACCGACCGGACGTCCGAGCTGTCGCATCTTCCTTCCGTCCAGCAGGTGTTCTGCTTCGAGAACCGGGGCGAGGAGATCGGGGTGACCCTCGGCCACCCCCACGGGCAGATCTACGCCTACCCCTTCACCACGCCCCGCACCGCCCTGATGCTGCGCCAGGTCGCCGCGCACAAGGACGCGACCGGCGGGGAGAACCTGTTCGACGCCGTCCTGGAGCGGGAACTCGCGGACGACCGGGTCGTCCTGGAGGGTGAACACTGGGTCGCGTTCGTGCCGTACGCGGCGCACTGGCCCTACGAGGTGCACCTCTACCCCAAGCGCCGGGTCCCTGACCTGCTCGGGCTCGACGAGGACGCGCGCACAGAGTTCCCCAAGGTCTATCTGGAACTCTTGAGGCGCTTCGACCGGATCTTCGGTGAGGACCAGCCCGTGACGCCGTACATCGCCGCCTGGCACCAGGCGCCGTTCGGCCAGCTGGAGGAGTTCGACGGCGTCAGCCGCGACGACTTCGCGCTGCACCTGGAGCTTTTCACGATCCGACGCACTTCCGGCAAGCTGAAGTTCCTCGCGGGCTCCGAGTCGGGGATGGGCGCGTTCATCAACGACATCTCCCCGGAGCGCGCGGCCGAGCGATTGCGAGAGGTAGCGAGTTCATGA
- the galE gene encoding UDP-glucose 4-epimerase GalE: protein MSKYLVTGGAGYVGGVVAQHLLEAGHDVTVLDNLSTGFREGVPAGATFIEGDIRDAGKWLDSSFEAVLHFAASSQVGESVVRPEKYWDNNVGGTMALLGAMREAGVRKLVFSSTAATYGEPESVPIPETAVTKPTNPYGATKLAVDHMITSEAGAHGLGAVSLRYFNVAGAYGAQGERHDPESHLIPLVLQVAQGRRDAISVYGDDYPTPDGTCVRDYIHVADLADAHLLALKAATPGEHLICNLGNGEGFSVRQVIDTVRKVTGHPIPEVVVPRRGGDPAVLVASAATARERLGWRPSRTDLAGIVADAWAFTQQISKES, encoded by the coding sequence ATGAGCAAGTACCTGGTCACGGGCGGGGCGGGTTACGTCGGCGGCGTGGTGGCCCAGCACCTCCTGGAGGCCGGCCACGACGTGACCGTCCTCGACAACCTCTCCACCGGCTTCCGCGAGGGCGTCCCGGCGGGCGCGACCTTCATCGAGGGCGACATCCGCGACGCGGGCAAGTGGCTCGACTCCTCCTTCGAGGCGGTCCTGCACTTCGCCGCCAGCTCCCAGGTAGGGGAGTCGGTCGTACGACCTGAGAAGTACTGGGACAACAACGTCGGCGGCACGATGGCCCTGCTGGGCGCGATGCGCGAGGCGGGCGTCCGCAAGCTGGTCTTCTCCTCGACGGCCGCCACGTACGGCGAGCCGGAGTCGGTGCCGATCCCCGAGACGGCCGTCACCAAGCCGACCAACCCCTACGGGGCGACGAAGCTCGCGGTCGACCACATGATCACCAGCGAGGCCGGGGCGCACGGCCTCGGCGCGGTCTCGCTGCGCTACTTCAACGTCGCGGGCGCCTACGGGGCGCAGGGCGAGCGGCACGACCCCGAGTCGCACCTCATCCCCCTGGTACTTCAGGTGGCTCAGGGTCGCAGGGACGCGATCTCCGTCTACGGCGACGACTACCCGACGCCGGACGGCACCTGCGTCCGGGACTACATCCACGTCGCCGACCTCGCGGACGCGCACCTGCTGGCGCTGAAGGCCGCGACGCCGGGCGAGCACCTGATCTGCAACCTCGGCAACGGTGAGGGCTTCTCCGTCCGGCAGGTCATCGACACCGTCCGCAAGGTCACCGGGCACCCCATCCCCGAGGTCGTCGTCCCCCGGCGCGGCGGCGACCCCGCCGTCCTCGTCGCCTCCGCCGCCACCGCGCGCGAGCGGCTGGGCTGGCGGCCGTCCCGCACGGACCTCGCGGGTATCGTCGCCGACGCGTGGGCTTTCACGCAGCAGATTTCTAAGGAGAGTTGA
- the galK gene encoding galactokinase, which translates to MGAQQVRDGFEELYGAAPEGVWAAPGRVNLIGEHTDYNDGFVMPFALPHTAIAAVSRREDDVLRLHSADIDAGVVEVTALEPGSDTDWTAYPAGVVWALREAGHPVRGADIHLSSTVPSGAGLSSSAALEVVVALALNDLYELGLQRWQLARLCQRAENVYVGAPTGIMDQTASACCEEGHALFLDTRDLSQKQIPFDLTSEGLRLLVVDTQVKHAHSEGEYGKRRAGCEEGAAILGVTALRDVPYADLPEALSRIDDEEIRRLVKHVVTEDERVERVVTLMTTGADAREIGPVLVEGHASLRDDFRISCPELDLVVDSSLSAGALGARMTGGGFGGSAIVLAEESDVASITKTIEEAFATAGFTAPRVFEAVPAPGARRLA; encoded by the coding sequence TTGGGCGCACAGCAAGTCCGGGACGGCTTCGAGGAGTTGTACGGGGCCGCCCCGGAAGGCGTCTGGGCGGCCCCCGGCCGCGTCAACCTCATCGGTGAACACACCGACTACAACGACGGCTTCGTCATGCCGTTCGCCCTCCCGCACACGGCGATCGCGGCGGTCTCGCGCCGCGAGGACGACGTCCTGCGCCTGCACTCCGCCGACATCGACGCCGGTGTCGTCGAGGTGACGGCCCTGGAGCCGGGCTCGGACACCGACTGGACGGCGTACCCGGCGGGCGTGGTCTGGGCGCTGCGCGAGGCGGGCCACCCCGTCCGGGGCGCGGACATCCACCTGTCCTCCACGGTCCCCTCCGGCGCCGGCCTCTCCTCCTCGGCCGCGCTTGAGGTGGTCGTCGCCCTCGCCCTCAACGACCTCTACGAACTCGGCCTCCAGCGCTGGCAGTTGGCCCGCCTGTGCCAGCGCGCGGAGAACGTCTACGTGGGCGCCCCCACCGGCATCATGGACCAGACCGCCTCCGCCTGCTGCGAAGAAGGCCACGCCCTCTTCCTCGACACCCGCGACCTCTCCCAGAAGCAGATCCCCTTCGACCTCACCTCCGAAGGGCTCCGCCTCCTCGTCGTCGACACCCAGGTCAAGCACGCCCACAGCGAGGGCGAGTACGGCAAACGTCGTGCCGGCTGCGAGGAGGGCGCCGCGATCCTGGGCGTGACAGCCCTCCGAGACGTGCCCTACGCCGACCTGCCCGAGGCCCTGTCCCGCATCGACGACGAGGAGATCCGCCGCCTGGTCAAGCACGTGGTCACGGAAGACGAACGAGTAGAACGCGTCGTCACCCTCATGACCACCGGCGCCGACGCCCGCGAAATCGGCCCCGTCCTGGTAGAAGGCCACGCCTCTCTCCGCGACGACTTCCGCATCTCCTGCCCGGAGCTGGACCTGGTGGTCGACTCCTCCCTGTCAGCCGGCGCGCTGGGCGCCCGCATGACGGGCGGCGGCTTCGGCGGCTCGGCCATCGTCCTCGCGGAGGAGTCCGACGTCGCCAGTATCACGAAGACCATCGAAGAAGCCTTCGCGACAGCCGGCTTCACGGCCCCCCGCGTCTTCGAAGCAGTCCCGGCACCCGGGGCGCGGCGACTGGCCTGA
- a CDS encoding DedA family protein: MTALYLAAQPKEPSEDGITGWVTNLIETIGGPGAGLAIALENLFPPIPSEVILPLTGFAAGQGVLSLYSALFWTTLGATVGAVVLYWIGMLVGRDRVHAIWAKLPLVKPADLVRTEEWFARHGTKAIFLGRMLPVFRSLISVPAGVERMRLPTFIALTTLGSLIWNSVLIMAGYWLGDQWELVEAYVGVLSKVVVGLAAVGLVLFVMVRVRSRGPKARHRRTT, from the coding sequence ATGACCGCCCTGTATCTCGCCGCCCAGCCCAAAGAACCCTCGGAAGACGGGATCACCGGGTGGGTCACCAACCTGATCGAGACCATCGGAGGGCCCGGCGCCGGGCTGGCGATCGCCCTGGAGAACCTCTTTCCCCCGATCCCGAGCGAGGTCATCCTCCCGCTGACCGGGTTCGCGGCGGGGCAGGGTGTGCTCAGCCTGTACTCGGCCCTCTTCTGGACGACCCTCGGGGCGACGGTCGGGGCGGTCGTCCTCTACTGGATCGGCATGCTGGTCGGACGGGACCGCGTCCACGCGATCTGGGCCAAGCTCCCGTTGGTGAAGCCGGCGGACCTCGTCCGCACGGAGGAATGGTTCGCCCGGCACGGCACCAAAGCCATCTTCCTCGGCCGCATGCTCCCCGTCTTCCGCAGCCTCATCTCCGTCCCCGCCGGCGTCGAACGCATGCGCCTCCCCACGTTCATCGCCCTCACCACCCTCGGCTCCCTCATCTGGAACTCCGTCCTGATCATGGCCGGCTACTGGCTCGGGGATCAGTGGGAACTCGTCGAGGCGTACGTGGGCGTGCTGTCGAAGGTGGTCGTGGGGCTCGCGGCGGTCGGGCTGGTGCTGTTCGTGATGGTGCGGGTGCGGAGCCGGGGTCCGAAGGCGCGGCATCGGCGGACGACGTGA